A genomic region of Cyprinus carpio isolate SPL01 chromosome B11, ASM1834038v1, whole genome shotgun sequence contains the following coding sequences:
- the LOC122138807 gene encoding flocculation protein FLO11-like, whose translation MSPMTTTTFESFTSERSSTLETYIILNRNISMFTVYCNRRTKNRTHNKSSIDIYNRYVPYKYFYIFTIYFNGRTKYRTHNNSSIDIYNRYVAYKYFYIFTVYFNGRTKYFYIFTIYFNGRTKNRTYNDSSINIYNSYVPYDHDHIESSTSERSSTLETTSSSTGTSPSSHSTATDGQSTSELISSTTEMSTSSEEQTTSQGTQTSMFTSTTETEPTTRAQSTFTTDMSPTSMSTLESSTSESGSTVQTTLYTTGTSTSSPSTSTEGQSTSELTSSATEISSSTVEQTTSQQAQTTVFSSTTETEPITTAQSTFTAAMSPMTTTTFESFPSERSSTLETTSSSTGTSPSSPSTATDGQSTSELISSTTEMSTSSEEQTTSQGTQTSMFTSTTDTEPTTRAQSTFTTDMSPTSMSTLESSTSESGSTVQTTLYTTGTSTSSPSTSTEGQSTSELTSSATEITLSTVEQTTSQQAQTTVFSSTTETEPIMTAQSTFTTAMFPMTTTTFESFTSERSSTLETTSSSTGTYRTHNKSSIDIYNRYVPYKYFYIFTVYFNGRTKYIRINFIRNRNIIIHCRANNKPAGSNDCV comes from the exons aTGTCCCCTATGACCACGACCACATTTgaatcatttacaagtgaaagaAGTTCAACACTGGAAACCTACATCATCCTCAACAGGAACATCTCCATGTTCACAGTCTACTGCAACAgacggacaaa aaacagaacccaCAACAAGAGCTCAATCGACATTTACAACAGATATGTCCCCTACAA GTACTTCTACATCTTCACCATCTACTTCAACggaaggacaaa ATACAGAACCCACAACAACAGCTCAATCGACATTTACAACAGATATGTCGCCTACAA GTACTTCTACATCTTCACCGTCTACTTCAACggaaggacaaa GTACTTCTACATCTTCACCATCTACTTCAACggaaggacaaa aaacagaacctaTAATGACAGCtcaatcaacatttacaacagctaTGTTCCCTATGACCACGACCACATtgaatcatctacaagtgaaagaAGTTCAACACTGGAAACTACATCATCCTCAACAGGAACGTCTCCATCTTCACATTCTACTGCAACAgacggacaaagtacatcagaattgatttcatcaacaacagaaatgtctacttctagtgaagagcaaacaacaagccaggggacacaaacctctatgtttacttctaccacagaaacagaacccaCAACAAGAGCTCAATCGACATTTACAACAGATATGTCCCCTACAAGTATGtccacattagaatcatctacaagtgaaagtggaTCAACGGTGCAAACTACTCTGTACACAACAGGTACTTCTACATCTTCACCATCTACTTCAACggaaggacaaagtacatcagaattaacTTCATCCGCAACAGAAATATCATCATCCACtgtagagcaaacaacaagccagcaggctcaaacaactgtgtttagttcgaccacagaaacagaacctaTAACGACAGCTCAATCAACATTTACAGCAGCTATGTCCCCTATGACCACGACCACGTTTGAATCATTTCCAAGTGAAAGAAGTTCAACACTGGAAACTACATCATCCTCAACAGGAACGTCTCCATCTTCACCTTCTACTGCAACAgacggacaaagtacatcagaattgatttcatcaacaacagaaatgtctacttctagtgaagagcaaacaacaagccaggggACACAAACCTCTATGTTTACTTCTACCACAGATACAGAACCCACAACAAGAGCTCAATCGACATTTACAACAGATATGTCCCCTACAAGTATGtccacattagaatcatctacaagtgaaagtggaTCAACAGTGCAAACTACTCTGTACACAACAGGTACTTCTACATCTTCACCATCTACTTCAACggaaggacaaagtacatcagaattaacTTCATCGGCAACAGAAATAACTTTATCCACtgtagagcaaacaacaagccagcaggctcaaacaactgtgtttagttctaccacagaaacagaacctaTAATGACAGCtcaatcaacatttacaacagctaTGTTCCCTATGACCACGACCACATTTgaatcatttacaagtgaaagaAGTTCAACACTGGAAACTACATCATCCTCAACAGGAAC ATACAGAACCCACAACAAGAGCTCAATCGACATTTACAACAGATATGTCCCCTACAA GTACTTCTACATCTTCACCGTCTACTTCAACggaaggacaaagtacatcagaattaacTTCATCCGCAACAGAAATATCATCATCCACtgtagagcaaacaacaagccagcaggctcaaACGACTGTGTTTAG